Proteins found in one Melospiza georgiana isolate bMelGeo1 chromosome 1, bMelGeo1.pri, whole genome shotgun sequence genomic segment:
- the CRYGN gene encoding gamma-crystallin N: MSQYSGKITFYEGRCFTGRKLDVCGSCNSFQDQGFLNRVNSICVQSGAWVCFDHPDFRGQQYILEHGEYPDFYRWNGRSDHLGSCRPIGMHGEHYRIEIFEGSHFRGPSLELTEDCSFLQGQGWDKTCINALKVYGDGAWVLYEEPNYRGRMYVVERGEFGSFSEWQARSASVQSIRRVVNYF; encoded by the exons ATGTCCCAATACTCAGGAAAA aTCACTTTCTACGAAGGCAGATGCTTCACAGGCAGGAAGCTGGACGTCTGTGGCAGCTGCAACAGCTTCCAGGACCAAGGTTTCCTCAACAGGGTCAACTCCATCTGTGTCCAGAGCGGGGCTTGGGTCTGCTTTGACCACCCTGACTTCCGAGGGCAGCAGTACATCCTGGAGCATGGAGAATATCCTGACTTCTACCGCTGGAACGGGCGCAGCGACCACCTGGGCTCCTGCCGCCCCATCGGCATG CACGGCGAGCACTACAGGATCGAAATATTCGAGGGGAGCCATTTTAGGggtcccagcctggagctgacAGAGgattgctccttcctgcagggacagggctgggacaagaCCTGCATCAATGCCCTCAAAGTGTACGGCGATGGCGC GTGGGTGCTGTACGAGGAGCCCAACTACCGGGGCCGCATGTACGTGGTGGAGCGCGGCGAGTTCGGCAGCTTCAGCGAGTGGCAGGCGCGCAGCGCCAGCGTCCAGTCCATCCGCAGAGTCGTCAACTACTTCTAG